A genomic region of Chlorobaculum parvum NCIB 8327 contains the following coding sequences:
- a CDS encoding Spy/CpxP family protein refolding chaperone, translated as MDFLSSKRFITTSLVILVILNLTLMGVIWWQNFVSSSYQTVEVTRYYSGGRSPRVELNLTEQQKTEFMKLRQEHFRKTMPAVRKIVELKKALISESVKPTPDKQKLAALADSIGQRQAWIENNLANHFHELAELCTPSQRDSLEKMLGNIYHLRYQKMSSWRQRHSHDDPREMKPFGPPPQNP; from the coding sequence ATGGATTTTCTCTCTTCAAAGCGCTTCATCACCACCTCGCTGGTTATCCTTGTCATCCTGAACCTTACCTTGATGGGGGTCATCTGGTGGCAGAATTTCGTCTCCAGCAGCTATCAGACTGTTGAGGTCACCCGTTATTACAGCGGCGGCAGGTCGCCCCGCGTCGAGCTCAACCTCACCGAACAGCAGAAAACCGAGTTCATGAAGCTCCGGCAGGAGCATTTCCGCAAAACCATGCCGGCCGTCCGCAAAATCGTGGAGCTGAAAAAGGCGCTGATTTCCGAGTCGGTCAAGCCAACGCCTGACAAACAGAAGCTTGCAGCTCTTGCCGACAGCATTGGGCAGCGCCAGGCCTGGATTGAAAACAATCTGGCAAACCATTTCCATGAACTGGCTGAACTCTGCACCCCGTCACAGCGCGATTCGCTGGAAAAAATGCTCGGCAACATCTACCATCTACGGTACCAGAAAATGTCTTCATGGCGACAGAGACATTCTCATGACGATCCTCGGGAAATGAAGCCATTTGGCCCACCGCCACAAAACCCTTAA
- a CDS encoding RNA polymerase sigma factor produces the protein MVINTCYRFVFNREDAEDLAQEVFIEVNRSLDKFREESKLSTWIYRIAVTKSLDHLRRQKRKKRFSSLKRIIGIDDPAESLPAPGSDNPADVLVGNERADKLRNALDSLPDNQKTAFLLSKYDGYGNQEIADILQTTVPAVESLIHRAKKNLQTRLEKEFRSEQ, from the coding sequence ATGGTCATCAATACCTGTTACCGGTTCGTCTTCAATCGGGAAGATGCCGAAGATCTGGCTCAGGAAGTCTTTATCGAAGTTAACCGCTCGCTTGACAAGTTTCGGGAAGAGTCGAAACTATCCACCTGGATTTACCGAATTGCCGTTACCAAATCGCTCGATCACCTTCGCCGCCAGAAGCGCAAAAAGCGTTTCAGTTCGCTGAAACGAATTATCGGCATCGATGATCCGGCCGAATCGCTTCCAGCTCCCGGCAGTGACAATCCCGCCGATGTGCTCGTCGGCAATGAACGGGCCGACAAGCTCCGGAATGCGCTCGATTCGCTTCCGGATAATCAGAAAACGGCGTTCCTCCTGAGCAAGTATGACGGCTACGGCAATCAGGAGATCGCCGACATTCTCCAGACTACCGTACCGGCAGTGGAATCACTGATTCACCGGGCGAAAAAAAATCTTCAGACCCGCCTGGAAAAGGAATTCCGGTCGGAACAATAA